The window ACGTCGCCGAGCTTCTCATAGACCGGGAGCTGAAGTTCCTGTCGTATTTCCAAGGCCTCGTCGAGCTGTCCTCGAGCTTGGAGAATGTCGGCGATCTGCCCCTGGGTGACGGCCAGTGAACGCACGTCGCCGAGCTTGTCATAGACCGGGAGCTCTTCCGTCAGGCGTATTTCTAAGGCTTCGTCGAGCTGTCCTAGTGTTCGGAGAATGTCGGCTATTTCTCCGGCAGCAATGGCCTGTTCACGTTCCAACTCCGTGGCAACAGCATGTTCTTTCATGTGCTGAAATTGAGTTTTAGCTTCCTCCAAAGCTCCCTGCCGTTGGAAGATTCTCCCTAGATCCAAGAAGAGGCTGAGTCTGGTGAGGTCTTCCACCGCTTCGCCATTCTTTTTCATTCGTTCCAACTGTGCTTCCAATGTTAGCAAAATGGCTTTGGCTTCCTCTGGCTTTCCTGCTGCAAAACAAGCCCGTGCGGTATAGATCAGCAATTTGGGAGGTGGACTAATGTTCTGTTGAGTACATAATTTCAATGCTACCTTTCCCATCGTTGCAGCGTCTCCATTGCCAATGTGGGAGACCAGAGCCTCGACAGCATATTCACCACAGGTTGCCGCAATCCGACCGTGTTCGACGACAAGCGCGAGACGGAAGAGTTCAATGTCTGTTAATGAGGCTTTCTTCCGATGATAATCGCCACCCCAGGCTGTATATAGAGGTTCCAAAATCAACGGGATGATGGCTTGAGCTTCGGTTTCCGTGACCTGTTTGAGACGAGCCGCCGCGAGGGCATTGACGGCGAGGGCGGTGTGAGTCGGCTGGACAAGGTCTTCAGAGGGTTCCAGCAGGCCCAGGCCGCGCAAATGGGTGATGTTGCCGCCCATGGTGTCGGCGAGGCGTTGTACGATGGACTCCGGAATGGGGAGTTCGACGCAATTGACCGCGCGTAAGAGATCCCGGCCAGCGTCGCCAGCCAGATCGAGCAGAGTATCCAGGGCGAGGTTTTCCAAAAAGGCGCGTGTCGTTTCCTCAGTCGGCAGGTTGCCTCCCTGGAGGTAGGCTTCCATCTCGTTGAGCACCTGTTCGACTCGCTCTTCGGGCACGTCGGTTTGGAGCGCGAATTTGCCGACGATCATATCTTGCAAGCCGGGGTTCCCCTGCGAGACTTTCAGCGCACGCTGCACCAACGGTTCTCGCGCTGTGTCCGTGCGTTTGGTTCCATCGGCAACTTGGCGTTGGCGCAACAACAATTTGTGCTGTTCTTCTTCCTTGAAGGCAGCAAGTTGGATGGTATGGAGGCGATGTTCCATACCATCGAGACGGAAAGCGTAGCGGCTTGTGAACAGCAGACGGCTTTTGGTTTGCCGTGGATCAAAGGTCTTCACAAGCGCGTGAAGAATTGGCGCATACGATTCGTGGACGTGATACGGACTGGTGTGATCGGTCGGTGGACGCAAAATTTGTTCGAGGTCGTCAATCACCAGCAGGACGGGCGTCTGTTGCCTGCATGGGGCCTGTTTTTCACACACGAGCCGTTGCAGCACGCGTTCCAGCGATTCCGGATGGCGGATCAATTCGGCGCGGCTCGACGAGATGATGTCTTGGGCGTCGGCATTGCCTTGTAAGGCTTCAGCGAGAGCGTCCAGAATGGCAATTGCTCCGTTGAACTTTCCGTAGACAACGGCCAGCGCCATGTCCGGTCGACGGGTGGCCAACCGGGCCGCCAAGCTCGATTTTCCCAGTCGTCCCATGCCCATCAGGAGTAGGCCGGCGCACTCATTGCCGGCCAATACACGCAAGCCCTCTTTAAGTTCACGCCGTCGGCCGACGAACATTTCATGACTGGCGACGGGGATGTCTGCCTTCTTGCCGAGAAATTCCTTATGGCCATGCGTGGCCGGGACCAATGAACGCTCCGTGGTGCCGCCAATAAGCGGCCCGCCGCCTTGTGCTCCCAACCAGAGCCGGGCCATGTGCCAGTCGTTATATTGCAGTTCCGTGTTTTCAAGCAGGCGGAAGCGAGCATGACAGACGGCATCTTCCAATGGCTGGCGATCTGCCAGACTCGCATAGAGTTCTTTGGCAAACAACGTCGCCGACTGATCGCCAACCGACCCGTTCCAGCCGAGCACGGCCGGTAAACCGGATCGGGCCATGGCCGCGGCCAAGGATTGCGCCGGCCCTGTTTCCATGTGTCCCGGCAGACTTGTTTTGCACGCTGAAACAAAGAGAAAACGCGGGGTGCGCCCGGCAGCCGTGGGAAGTTTCATGACGAGATCGGATGCTGTGGTCAACACGCAGTCGCCGGTTTCGTTTTCCAGAGCAAGACAGGGCGTTGGTTTATTCGTACCATGACAGGACACATGCAGCACGGTCATGGGATCGAGCCCGGCCAAGGTATGGGCCAGTTCGTTGAGTTCGCCGGTCTCCTCCACCACGAGATCAATATGCGTTTCGCCCACGGCCTGCAGAATCGCGGCTTCCTCGGCCTCGTAATCGAGTAATATTTCGTTACGTGGAGACGCTGCCATGAACACGACACCGAGGCGGAATGTGTCCAAGGTGGGTGGTTTTTTCGCTTCTTGTATGCGACGTACAGGCGTAAAACGCCGTGTCAGATCGTACGCGAAAAAGCCGTCTTCATCGGCGAGAAGTTCCCAGGGGGCGTCAAGTATGGCGGCCTCGGTCGCGTTGGGCTTCCGACTGGTACAGATGATTTCCAGCAACGCTGGAGAGCATTCATCCAGGGCACGTGACAACCCCGGCGCATTCGCGGCGATCCATGCATACAGCTCGCAACCCAGTGTCAACAGATCGGCCTTGGCCTGCTTGGGCCTTCGTTCCACAATCCCGTCATACCGTGACGCAAAATCGTTCAAATCGTGGACGGCTTTGTCATCGATATCGCGTGAGCCATACACTTCATTTCCAACAAGGGTGCTCAGATTCTGTTCACGTATACGAAGTTCAATGGGCATGGCGGCTCCATGGTGTCTCAAATAATAAATGCCGTATAATTCATCGAAAAATATGAAAACACAAGGTCGTATGGCGGGAAAACGATGTATAATGACGTGAGGGCAAGAGTGTTTGCCGTGGTTTGTTTTGGCCTCCACAGAAAACGGCCCAAGACAATCGTCCTGAGCCGTTTTCGATGGAGGGATGGGGGAGATATCTACAGTTTTTTGTGGCAGAACCACCAATCGAAGCAATCGGTGGTGCCGGTGCGTTCTTTGGCGACGGTGACGTCTTTGGCGGGCGGGATGATGACCGAGTCACCGATGAGCTCGTTGTTGGGCCAGCCGGCCGGGATGGCGACGCCGTTGGCATCGGAGGTCTGCATGCCTTTCACGGCGCGCAGCAATTCATCGATATTGCGGCCGAGTTCTTGCGGGTAGTAGAACATGAT of the Desulfovibrio inopinatus DSM 10711 genome contains:
- a CDS encoding CHAT domain-containing protein, which translates into the protein MPIELRIREQNLSTLVGNEVYGSRDIDDKAVHDLNDFASRYDGIVERRPKQAKADLLTLGCELYAWIAANAPGLSRALDECSPALLEIICTSRKPNATEAAILDAPWELLADEDGFFAYDLTRRFTPVRRIQEAKKPPTLDTFRLGVVFMAASPRNEILLDYEAEEAAILQAVGETHIDLVVEETGELNELAHTLAGLDPMTVLHVSCHGTNKPTPCLALENETGDCVLTTASDLVMKLPTAAGRTPRFLFVSACKTSLPGHMETGPAQSLAAAMARSGLPAVLGWNGSVGDQSATLFAKELYASLADRQPLEDAVCHARFRLLENTELQYNDWHMARLWLGAQGGGPLIGGTTERSLVPATHGHKEFLGKKADIPVASHEMFVGRRRELKEGLRVLAGNECAGLLLMGMGRLGKSSLAARLATRRPDMALAVVYGKFNGAIAILDALAEALQGNADAQDIISSSRAELIRHPESLERVLQRLVCEKQAPCRQQTPVLLVIDDLEQILRPPTDHTSPYHVHESYAPILHALVKTFDPRQTKSRLLFTSRYAFRLDGMEHRLHTIQLAAFKEEEQHKLLLRQRQVADGTKRTDTAREPLVQRALKVSQGNPGLQDMIVGKFALQTDVPEERVEQVLNEMEAYLQGGNLPTEETTRAFLENLALDTLLDLAGDAGRDLLRAVNCVELPIPESIVQRLADTMGGNITHLRGLGLLEPSEDLVQPTHTALAVNALAAARLKQVTETEAQAIIPLILEPLYTAWGGDYHRKKASLTDIELFRLALVVEHGRIAATCGEYAVEALVSHIGNGDAATMGKVALKLCTQQNISPPPKLLIYTARACFAAGKPEEAKAILLTLEAQLERMKKNGEAVEDLTRLSLFLDLGRIFQRQGALEEAKTQFQHMKEHAVATELEREQAIAAGEIADILRTLGQLDEALEIRLTEELPVYDKLGDVRSLAVTQGQIADILQARGQLDEALEIRQELQLPVYEKLGDVRSLALTQGKIADILFARGQLDQALEIRMEQELPVYMKLDDKNSIASTLWDIAQIEMTHGKMEDAAPKIAEAYALFSAMGRLEGIAVIGQFFGQLLIVSGHHDEGLDVLQRSVDGFRQLSREADAQEVESNMKQAREYITTHPKEN